The genomic DNA taatattaataaggTCTTTAGACAGTGTAGTGTCCATTCATGGTATCAATGTCCAAACCCCGTAGCTTGGCAAATGATTCCACTCTTCCTTTCAGAGTGTGAAGCTCTCTCAACCTGCATCATGAGGAAGATTATGATGATGATCGTTGGAGTAAAAAAGCAAAATCATGGATAGCTAACATAAAATTATGAAACTGTTTGAAGATGAACAAGTACCTTGCTAACTCTGCTCGTCTCTTAGCCTCGTCTGCCATTGTATTAATTTCTCTATGGTTGTGCTTCTCTGCAAACCCTTTTATCTCAGCAGAGCGAAGACCATGCAAGGTTCTCTGTTCAGCAGCCCATGCAGCCTCACGAGCTTCTTTTCCAAAGTCATTTTTGTTGGTGAATGCAGTCTGTTCAGTTTCagcaacaaaaaacaattagtCATATTAATACATTATAATTCTATTTGATTCTTGGAGGCCATATACACTGACAGTATAATTTGTAAATAGGTTTTACAGTTAGTCCAACCGTAGTTTATCAtctttaagtttatttatttcttacaCAAATCTATTGAAAGTTCCAGTCATGGCACTCACCCTTTGGTTTACCACCAGATTCCACGCCCTTCCGCTTTGTTGATAAGCAACAACAAACTTTAAAGGATCAAGAAAAACATAAGTTACAATATTGAACAACCAAATGACTCCTGCCCAGCCCCAACCTATGCCTCTGATTCCAGCAATTTTCCAAGTGGCTTGTGCTGATATAACAGTTGCAACCTGGGAATACAGTGAAATGAGACAGTGAGGCTTTTTCCACATAGAAAAGTCTACTTGATTTTATAATCAAGTTTAAACAATGCAAGAAGGTTAGGAAAAAACGGTACCAGCTGAGCTATAGCAAAGGCAAAAACAAGCAAAAGACCAGGTCTTTCTGTATAAGACCAACCCCTAGACCGTGTCACAAAGATTAAGGCTTGACTAATTGTACTGACTTGAAGATAGACAGCAGAAGCCAACTTCTCTGTCATTTCACTAGTGACAGGAGCCTTTAGATCAGGGCGGAAGCGGTGCACACCAAAATTGTCCTGTACCAACAAGTTTGATTATCATGATTCATATCATTCATTGCattgaaaaaggaaaataaaacaaaagtacCAGACTTTAAGAATAGAAGGAAGATGTTTACAGGAAAGAAGTTTGTTTCCATAACTATCCAGAAGAAGATGACTGTCATTATAGCCAGATAGGTACCAAGAATAACCCCAGTAGCAAAAATTTCACTAAGCTTCCAACTATCAGGAAGTGGTGAAGGCTTAACCCTATCTTTGGATATTGTCATAATGGTAcctattaattaaaaaagcCAACACgtaaagaaaatagaaagtaaaTAGACCATGAAATTATAATGACTTGAGATTAGTGTACTAGAAAGTAGCAGACATTACCATCATTGAGAATGGCAATGATAAGAACCATAAAGGGTGGAAAGTCAAAACTCCAAAAGCTGTTAAGTAACATGAAGCCCAACTGAAATTATAAACAAACTGGAAATAAGAAAATGGTTGATGATCCTGTAATACAATCTATATATTTGCACAAATAGCTTACCACAATACGAATAGTGATAGATACAGCATATATCTgcaaattaaaagagaaaagaaataatGAGTTGTTGTCActatgaaatataaaaaatgtcaGCATTTATAGTCATGGGATTACTGTGTAGTTTTTCATCCTCTGGAAAATTGCTCGACTGGTTAAAACTGCACTTATGATGACACTCAAACCAGGTTCTGTCAGCACTATGTCAGAAGCGCTTCTTGCAGCGTCTGTAGAATCTGCTACTGCAATACCTATGTCAGCTATCTTTAAGGCAGGTGCATCATTCACTCCATCACCAGTCATGCCACAAATGTGCTTTCTAGCCTGTAACCTCTTCACAATCTCATACTTGTGCTCTGTGTTAAAAAGATTACTGTTATCAGAAATTTGATAAGACATCAACTAAAAGCTCCTGTTCGATCAAATAACTGCTTGCTTGACTTACCAGGAAAGACACCAGCAAAACCGTCAGCATTCTCAATGAGATCATCAATGGAAACAGCACCTAATTGATCTTTATTATCACCAAGCAGTGATGAAGAAGGATACATGTTAGTCCCCATTCCTAGACGCCTTCCCGTTTCCTTTCCTATTGCAAGTTGATCAcctgaaagtttttttttttgcatcaatATAATAGTTTTACTAAATGTCATGTTATGTTATCCAACATATTTGCGATACACAAAATGAACttcaatcaattaaataataggATACATACCGGTGATCATTTTGACACTAACGCCAAGATCAAGAGCTCTTCTGATTGTTTCTGCGCTATCATGGCGAGGAGGGTCAAAAAGAGGGAGAAGGGCAACAAACTCCCATGGTCCTCCTGGACTATCCTTACTTCCCTCAGGTACTTCCTATATGGAGAAAAAAATTTAGTGCTAAATAGAAAATATACACAAAAGTTAACTTATCAGATTAGGAAGCATTCATAGAAGGAAATAAACCTGTCTAGCAACCCCAAGAGAACGAAGTCCACGTTCTGCAAACTTGTCAATCATTGAATGAACCTTTTGTGCAATTTCTGCTTTATTACGTGCAAGATTGAGAATCTACATAGCATAtgagaaaatttaaataatgatCACACAACATGTTACTATGGGAGGTTTGCTTGGTTCTTAAAAAGTGAGAATGGATTGTGTACTACCTGCTCTGGTGCACCTTTGCTAACCCTGTGCATATTACCGGCAGCATCAATGTATGTAAGTGCAGTTCTTTTATCAGTTGGATTGAATGGAAGGAAATGAACTTCTTTAATTCCAGTTCGTGCCTTGCGAAACAGAAGGACTATTAGTAGACCAATCAAACTTAAACAACACAAGATTATTTAAAGTTGGAAacaaatttttaagaattttataatTAGTAAAGAAAATTTTATGTATGTCAGTCAATCTAGGATATACTAACTAAGCTATCATTTACCAAATTGATGAAGATTGTATAATTCAATGCAAAAGTAGTAGCAAAATGAAGTATTTTCAATCATGTAACTTGTAAAGGTTCTTTGAATTTGTACCTCCTTTGGGTCTGCCAACATTGAAACAATTGCACAGTCAATTGCATCTTGGTTCTCCAACCTTGATGCTCTTGCAGCCATTAGTACAACCAAATCCTTGTCAACTCCTTTGGCAAAAACCTGCCAAATATGGATGATTATTAGGGAAACAAAGTTAACATACATGTCATATATAGACAAATATATAGATATGTGGAAACATATATTTATGTAGCACTAACAGTTttaatatgagaaatatttATGATAAATTAAAAGTTGCTTGTCAATTATTATCATTGCTCTTTGCTTGTCATTTTCTGTAATATACTAATATGTCAAAATTCTTAAGAGCGAGATGTTTATTTAAGAAATTGACTACTCATGTTTCAAAAAATGTTTCAGTGAAGAATATAATATGTTTGACAATACATGAAACTTATGTCTAAGTAATCTTGATGTCCAATATTATGTTTAGGAAGATTAAGATTAAAACCTCAATCATATCCTTGTCGACTGTAAGCTTGTTAAGAGTTAATGTGCCTGTTTTGTCACTACATAACACATCCATTCCAGCCATTTCTTCAATAGCAGTCATTCTCTTTGTTATAGCACCCTGCAAGAAGAGATATGTTCAAGTTCAACATgcaataatcaatttttatcattaaaaagcTACTGAAATGTTGGAATAATCGATGTACTAATTGTAGCACTGCGAACCTGCTGAGACAACTTATGTGAACCAATGGCCATTGTAACTGAAAGAACAGTTGGCATTGCAATAGGGATTCCACCAATTAGCAGAACAAGGAGGTTATCAATACCGTTTCTGTATCCCTTCCCGTGGACGCCGTATATCACGATGATTTCAATAACCATTCCAATAGCAATCGAACAGATGCAGAAATTCCCAATAGATGTTAGAACCTGTAATCATTATGTCATGTCATAACTCACGAGCATTATTGTCATGATAATATTTCACAAAGAGATGGTTTTACACGACAGAAAACATTCATTCACACAACATTAAGGAGGTAACAAAAATCATGCGTATGAACCTTCTGGAAATGTCCAACATGTGTTGTGTTTTCGACAAGATGAGCTGCTTTCCCGAAAAATGTGTGAACTCCAGTTGCAATGACTATGGCCTCAATTTCTCCTTGCTTGCAAGTTGAACCAGAATATATTCCTTCTCCAGGATGTTTTGTCACAGGAAGTGACTCTCCAGTAAGAGCAGACTAAAAgtacaaacaacaaaaacatattttcaataACAGAAAGAGCTATGtttaatacatttttatattttggagtACTAGAAGACTACTAGAAAATCTAGATGTTGATACCAACATCAACTAAATATCATTTGTTGTGACACTTAAGTCATGCATTAGGGATTT from Medicago truncatula cultivar Jemalong A17 chromosome 8, MtrunA17r5.0-ANR, whole genome shotgun sequence includes the following:
- the LOC25500040 gene encoding plasma membrane ATPase 1, with translation MVEGTMSLDAVIKEAVDLENIPIDEVFDNLKCTKEGLTCEEVQERLELFGYNKLEEKKESKILKFLGFMWNPLSWVMEAAAIMAIAMAHGGRNMDGTKKQGDYQDFVGIIILLIINSTISFIEENNAGNAAAALMARLAPKAKVLRDGKWSEEDASVLVPGDIVSIKLGDIIPADARLLEGDPLKIDQSALTGESLPVTKHPGEGIYSGSTCKQGEIEAIVIATGVHTFFGKAAHLVENTTHVGHFQKVLTSIGNFCICSIAIGMVIEIIVIYGVHGKGYRNGIDNLLVLLIGGIPIAMPTVLSVTMAIGSHKLSQQGAITKRMTAIEEMAGMDVLCSDKTGTLTLNKLTVDKDMIEVFAKGVDKDLVVLMAARASRLENQDAIDCAIVSMLADPKEARTGIKEVHFLPFNPTDKRTALTYIDAAGNMHRVSKGAPEQILNLARNKAEIAQKVHSMIDKFAERGLRSLGVARQEVPEGSKDSPGGPWEFVALLPLFDPPRHDSAETIRRALDLGVSVKMITGDQLAIGKETGRRLGMGTNMYPSSSLLGDNKDQLGAVSIDDLIENADGFAGVFPEHKYEIVKRLQARKHICGMTGDGVNDAPALKIADIGIAVADSTDAARSASDIVLTEPGLSVIISAVLTSRAIFQRMKNYTIYAVSITIRIVLGFMLLNSFWSFDFPPFMVLIIAILNDGTIMTISKDRVKPSPLPDSWKLSEIFATGVILGTYLAIMTVIFFWIVMETNFFPDNFGVHRFRPDLKAPVTSEMTEKLASAVYLQVSTISQALIFVTRSRGWSYTERPGLLLVFAFAIAQLVATVISAQATWKIAGIRGIGWGWAGVIWLFNIVTYVFLDPLKFVVAYQQSGRAWNLVVNQRTAFTNKNDFGKEAREAAWAAEQRTLHGLRSAEIKGFAEKHNHREINTMADEAKRRAELARLRELHTLKGRVESFAKLRGLDIDTMNGHYTV